The Deltaproteobacteria bacterium genome has a segment encoding these proteins:
- the mltG gene encoding endolytic transglycosylase MltG, with amino-acid sequence MLKTVKVLVVLALLSALGGGFYIYNYGKNPPGKIKEGVVMEIEPGSSFTSISKKLEKKGILENERMFYLYAKIRGLQSKAKAGEYLIEPAMSTDEILDRLVRGSVITHRITIPEGYNIYQVADMLEEKKITKKKDFIKKAKDKNFMASLNVKGVSLEGYLYPETYFFFKGMKTEEIMRQMVNRFHTVFTDDLKKKSKAMGFTMEEVVTLASIIEKETGNPDERPLISAAFHNRLKKKMRLQSDPTTIYGIIETFDGNLRRKDLLQKTPYNTYKISGLPLGPIANPGIESIKAALNPADVDYIFFVSMNNGSHIFAKTYKEHNKNVWKYQKSGRNR; translated from the coding sequence GTGCTTAAAACAGTCAAAGTATTGGTGGTTTTAGCGCTATTATCGGCGCTTGGAGGAGGATTTTACATCTACAATTATGGAAAGAATCCTCCGGGAAAAATTAAAGAGGGAGTAGTCATGGAAATTGAGCCGGGATCATCTTTTACTTCCATTTCAAAAAAACTGGAAAAGAAGGGCATCCTTGAAAATGAAAGAATGTTTTATCTCTATGCAAAGATAAGAGGGCTTCAGTCCAAAGCAAAAGCGGGAGAGTACTTGATAGAGCCTGCCATGTCAACGGATGAAATACTGGACAGGCTTGTCAGGGGGAGCGTCATCACTCACAGGATTACTATTCCCGAGGGCTACAATATTTACCAGGTTGCCGACATGCTTGAGGAAAAAAAGATCACAAAGAAGAAGGATTTTATAAAAAAAGCAAAAGATAAAAACTTCATGGCCAGCCTCAATGTGAAAGGCGTAAGTCTCGAAGGCTATCTTTACCCCGAAACTTACTTCTTTTTCAAGGGGATGAAGACGGAAGAGATTATGAGGCAAATGGTTAATCGTTTTCATACCGTTTTTACTGATGACCTTAAAAAGAAGAGCAAGGCCATGGGCTTTACCATGGAAGAAGTGGTTACCCTGGCATCGATCATTGAGAAAGAAACGGGAAACCCCGATGAAAGGCCACTCATTTCGGCAGCCTTTCATAACAGGCTGAAAAAAAAGATGAGGCTTCAGAGCGACCCTACGACCATTTATGGAATCATAGAAACCTTTGACGGCAATTTAAGGAGGAAAGATCTCTTGCAAAAAACGCCTTACAATACATATAAAATAAGTGGCCTGCCCCTTGGTCCCATCGCCAACCCCGGTATAGAATCAATAAAAGCCGCCCTTAATCCTGCCGATGTAGACTACATCTTTTTTGTCTCCATGAATAACGGCAGCCACATCTTCGCCAAAACCTACAAGGAACATAACAAAAATGTCTGGAAGTATCAGAAAAGTGGGAGGAACAGATAA
- a CDS encoding tetratricopeptide repeat protein: MTFFSNHAKIKNYLPAIVLVFISSLLFINTTGGEFTYDDYPLIINNKSIRYFHLTDIWTIGLRPLRTLTFMADYRLFGLDPRGYHVHSILWHAASVLLLYILFLRLTADRGLSFLGAMLFAVHPVHVEAVANIANRKEAICMVFALLSFLFYMNFCERRHKYYGLWLFFSFFSFYLALHAKQVIIVLPLLLVAYEYLFLADEKKFLTKSKRVLFLALSLLSLLALYEISKIGDFFAFMDRQHYRGTFHGYTGDPTLQNIVLTAPKSFIHYVRLLFLPFGLSPAHSIALFSSPGDLEVIISWLFFLTFMALPFLFVRTNRLPAFALFWFIIHYIPVANFIPLAYYVADRYMYIPSAGMCLAMAYTMRQILFGPSMRNGNKKAAALGLLPVICILAFYSIKTVRFNDVWSNRISLWSYDLKINPESYKAYINRGTAYSDLGEYEKAIKDFSAAIRLYPEIYEAYNNRGTVYSDRGAYEKAIRDFSIAINLNPEAEDCYSNRGNAYLYSGNYERAIRDYDKAVELKKDSHRAYYNRGVAYHNLGNTAEAMKNYNKSISLNPDFDRVYNNRGNVLNRLGDLKGAIRDYSRAIELNRQYEMAYFNRAITYLQLKDKANAERDLLAAVRINRGNAGAYYKLGLIYLEKFGIDKARPYFRQAADLGYKKAAEFL; this comes from the coding sequence ATGACTTTCTTCTCAAATCACGCAAAAATCAAAAATTACCTGCCTGCCATTGTTCTGGTCTTCATTTCATCCCTTCTTTTTATTAATACGACAGGAGGAGAGTTTACCTATGATGATTATCCATTAATCATAAATAATAAAAGTATCCGCTACTTTCATTTAACCGATATATGGACGATAGGACTCCGGCCTTTAAGGACGCTGACTTTCATGGCTGACTACCGGCTTTTCGGCCTGGATCCGCGGGGGTATCATGTGCACAGCATACTCTGGCATGCCGCTTCTGTTTTGCTTCTCTATATCCTTTTTTTACGATTAACGGCGGATAGAGGGCTTTCTTTCCTCGGTGCAATGCTATTTGCCGTGCATCCCGTTCATGTAGAGGCCGTAGCAAATATTGCCAATCGTAAAGAGGCGATATGTATGGTTTTCGCCCTTCTTTCCTTTCTTTTTTATATGAATTTTTGTGAAAGAAGGCATAAGTATTACGGGCTATGGCTCTTTTTTTCTTTTTTCAGCTTCTATCTGGCCTTGCATGCAAAGCAGGTTATTATCGTTTTGCCTCTGCTCCTGGTTGCTTACGAGTACCTTTTTTTAGCGGATGAAAAAAAATTCCTTACCAAAAGCAAAAGGGTTTTATTTTTAGCCCTAAGCCTTTTGTCTTTGCTTGCCTTGTACGAAATTTCCAAAATTGGTGATTTCTTTGCTTTTATGGACCGGCAGCATTACAGGGGAACCTTTCACGGATATACCGGTGATCCCACACTCCAAAATATTGTTCTTACGGCGCCAAAGTCTTTTATTCACTATGTGAGACTATTGTTTTTACCCTTTGGTTTGTCACCTGCTCATTCCATAGCGCTCTTTTCCTCTCCCGGAGATCTCGAGGTCATCATTTCATGGCTATTTTTTCTCACCTTTATGGCGCTCCCTTTTTTATTTGTCCGCACTAATCGCTTACCGGCCTTTGCCCTGTTCTGGTTCATCATTCATTATATTCCCGTAGCCAACTTTATCCCTCTTGCTTATTACGTAGCGGACAGATATATGTATATCCCCTCTGCAGGTATGTGCCTGGCCATGGCATATACAATGAGGCAAATACTTTTTGGCCCTTCCATGAGGAACGGAAATAAAAAGGCCGCAGCCCTTGGCCTCTTGCCCGTTATTTGTATTCTGGCTTTTTACTCGATAAAAACAGTGCGCTTTAATGATGTCTGGAGCAATAGAATAAGTCTTTGGAGTTATGACCTTAAGATCAATCCTGAGTCTTACAAGGCCTATATCAATCGCGGAACAGCCTATTCCGACCTGGGTGAATACGAAAAAGCGATAAAAGATTTTTCAGCGGCAATCCGGCTTTATCCGGAGATTTATGAAGCCTACAATAACCGGGGGACCGTATACAGTGATAGGGGCGCTTATGAAAAAGCAATCAGGGATTTTTCCATTGCAATCAATCTGAACCCTGAGGCAGAAGATTGCTACAGCAACAGGGGCAATGCCTATCTCTATTCCGGAAATTATGAAAGAGCGATAAGGGACTATGATAAAGCCGTTGAGTTAAAAAAAGATTCCCACAGGGCCTATTATAACAGGGGAGTGGCCTACCATAATCTGGGGAATACTGCCGAGGCCATGAAAAATTATAACAAGTCAATCAGCCTTAATCCTGATTTTGACAGAGTTTATAATAACCGGGGAAATGTCCTCAACCGCCTGGGAGACTTAAAGGGGGCAATTAGAGATTACAGCAGGGCCATTGAACTTAACAGGCAATATGAAATGGCTTATTTCAACAGGGCCATTACTTATTTACAATTAAAGGACAAGGCAAATGCCGAAAGGGACCTCCTGGCTGCAGTCAGGATTAACAGGGGGAATGCCGGAGCCTATTATAAATTGGGACTAATCTATCTGGAAAAGTTCGGTATCGATAAAGCAAGACCCTACTTTAGGCAGGCTGCTGATCTGGGTTATAAAAAAGCGGCAGAGTTTTTGTAA
- a CDS encoding long-chain fatty acid--CoA ligase, which produces MNIPQLFFSKAAELEDKKALIWKEPASGRWLSLSWNSFARQVSSLTAHLLSQAFEKGERVALLSENRPQWAIADLAILAAGGINVPLYFTSTSNQIEHIIRDSGARRMIVSTCDQLEKVLNSKCMDDIHEIILFDKTNRALPGKVKFLTDILDSHSAEDHDLIKERINETGAHHTASILYTSGTTGPPKGVVLSHNNFISNANASAEVINVTGNDLLLSFLPLSHAFERTAGYYVPLFMGASIAYAESVDKIAANMLEIKPTIMLGVPRFYEKTYAAVREKIDSLSPFKKQIFQWSLAVGQACSERELNKEQLSPFLKLKRSIAGKLVFKPLKEGLGGRIRFFVSGGAPLSKDITAFFEAAGIVILEGYGLTETSPVITCNRLEWRKRGSVGRALPGLEVKIKTDGEVITRGPHVMQGYFNKPEKTREVIREGWFYTGDIGEIDEDGFLTITDRKKDIIVTSGGKNVAPQTIETALVSNPLISQVMVYGDRKKYITALIVPDFAKLEELAKREKISHESLEALCGNEKIIHIYLQITQKVLKNFAPFEQVKKVLLAGEEFSMAKGEITPTLKVKRKALIEKYGKHLDVLYDE; this is translated from the coding sequence ATGAACATTCCCCAACTTTTTTTCAGCAAGGCTGCCGAGCTGGAAGACAAAAAAGCGCTCATCTGGAAAGAGCCGGCCAGCGGCCGCTGGCTCTCTCTCTCGTGGAACAGCTTCGCCCGTCAGGTAAGCAGCCTGACGGCCCATCTGCTTTCCCAAGCTTTTGAAAAAGGTGAAAGAGTGGCCCTGCTGTCGGAAAACCGCCCCCAGTGGGCCATTGCCGACCTGGCCATCCTGGCTGCCGGAGGAATTAATGTTCCCCTTTACTTTACGAGCACCTCGAACCAGATCGAGCATATTATTAGAGACTCCGGCGCCCGGAGAATGATCGTTTCAACCTGCGACCAGCTTGAAAAGGTCCTTAATTCCAAATGCATGGATGACATCCATGAGATCATCCTCTTCGATAAAACAAATAGAGCGCTTCCGGGGAAGGTAAAATTCCTGACGGACATTCTTGATTCCCATAGCGCAGAAGACCACGACCTCATTAAAGAGAGAATAAATGAAACAGGCGCCCACCATACAGCCAGTATTCTCTATACTTCGGGCACCACCGGCCCCCCCAAGGGGGTTGTATTGTCGCATAATAACTTCATCTCCAATGCCAATGCTTCGGCAGAGGTAATCAATGTTACCGGTAATGACCTTCTTCTTTCCTTCCTTCCTTTGAGCCACGCCTTTGAAAGAACAGCAGGTTACTATGTGCCCCTTTTCATGGGTGCTTCCATCGCTTACGCTGAAAGTGTTGACAAAATTGCCGCCAATATGCTTGAAATTAAACCTACCATCATGCTCGGCGTACCCCGATTTTATGAAAAAACCTACGCCGCTGTCAGGGAAAAAATTGACAGCCTTTCCCCCTTTAAAAAACAGATTTTTCAGTGGAGCCTGGCCGTTGGTCAGGCCTGTTCGGAGCGAGAACTTAACAAAGAGCAACTTTCTCCCTTTCTTAAATTAAAACGCTCCATTGCCGGCAAGCTTGTCTTTAAACCTTTGAAAGAGGGCCTCGGGGGAAGGATAAGGTTCTTTGTTTCAGGCGGCGCCCCTTTGTCGAAAGATATCACTGCCTTTTTCGAAGCGGCAGGCATCGTTATTCTTGAAGGTTATGGACTGACTGAAACCTCGCCGGTTATTACCTGTAACAGGCTTGAATGGAGAAAAAGAGGCTCTGTGGGCCGGGCTCTCCCCGGTCTGGAAGTGAAAATAAAAACCGACGGTGAAGTCATAACCCGCGGACCACATGTTATGCAGGGCTATTTCAACAAACCCGAAAAAACAAGGGAAGTGATCAGGGAGGGCTGGTTTTATACGGGAGATATCGGTGAAATTGATGAAGACGGTTTTCTTACCATAACAGACAGGAAAAAAGATATTATCGTTACATCGGGCGGGAAAAACGTGGCCCCCCAAACCATCGAAACGGCCCTTGTATCAAATCCCTTAATCAGTCAGGTCATGGTGTACGGAGACAGGAAAAAATATATTACGGCCCTCATCGTACCTGATTTCGCCAAGCTTGAAGAACTGGCAAAGCGGGAAAAAATCAGCCATGAATCTTTGGAAGCGCTTTGCGGCAATGAAAAAATTATCCATATTTACCTTCAAATAACACAAAAGGTCCTTAAAAACTTTGCCCCCTTTGAACAGGTAAAAAAAGTACTCCTTGCCGGTGAAGAATTTTCCATGGCAAAAGGCGAAATAACACCGACACTGAAGGTAAAAAGAAAGGCACTCATCGAAAAATATGGAAAACATCTTGACGTGCTTTACGACGAATAA
- a CDS encoding DHHA1 domain-containing protein, whose amino-acid sequence MEKKSKKVDELLALAKGKKRALIMPHNYADPDAIATALAIKNLLQKKLGLPGTISFNGVVGREENRVLCKALSIEIVPTSQIHFDDFDFIILVDCQPGPGNSALPDSLVAHAIIDHHPADSNLKGVTFLDIRNDVGASSTIATEYLVESKAEISPGLAAALVYGIKTDSLNIAIKTKESDIRAYLHLFPLADLSILNSIENASLPKEYFKTLNDAIEDACIYDNVVVTDLKDVANPGAIGEFADLFLRLADAETSLCFGVYDETLMISIRTVNLELNAGKIIRYAVGERGTAGGHAYMAGGQIPLVKETREEKIEHINAVRNKVFNKLSIKGKRKKRIA is encoded by the coding sequence ATGGAAAAGAAGTCAAAAAAGGTTGATGAACTGCTGGCGCTTGCCAAGGGCAAAAAGAGGGCCCTCATTATGCCCCATAACTATGCCGACCCCGATGCCATTGCAACAGCCCTGGCCATTAAAAATCTGCTTCAGAAAAAGCTCGGCCTGCCCGGAACTATCTCTTTTAACGGCGTCGTGGGCAGAGAAGAAAACAGGGTGCTCTGCAAGGCCCTCTCTATTGAGATCGTGCCCACTTCCCAAATTCATTTTGATGACTTCGACTTTATTATTCTTGTCGATTGCCAACCAGGCCCCGGAAACAGTGCTCTCCCCGATTCCCTCGTTGCCCATGCCATCATTGATCATCATCCGGCAGACAGTAACCTTAAGGGGGTTACTTTTTTAGATATACGAAATGACGTAGGCGCTTCATCAACAATCGCTACGGAATACCTTGTTGAAAGCAAAGCAGAGATTTCACCAGGCCTTGCCGCAGCGCTTGTTTACGGGATAAAAACAGATTCACTTAATATTGCCATCAAGACAAAGGAAAGCGATATCAGGGCCTATCTCCATCTCTTCCCATTAGCTGATCTTTCCATACTTAACAGCATTGAAAATGCCTCTCTCCCCAAAGAATACTTCAAAACCCTTAACGACGCTATCGAGGATGCCTGTATCTATGACAATGTGGTTGTAACAGACCTTAAAGATGTGGCCAACCCCGGCGCCATCGGTGAATTTGCTGATCTTTTTTTGAGGCTTGCAGATGCCGAAACATCACTTTGCTTCGGTGTCTACGATGAAACCTTAATGATTTCCATCAGAACAGTCAATCTCGAACTTAATGCGGGAAAAATAATCAGGTATGCCGTCGGGGAAAGAGGGACGGCAGGAGGACACGCCTATATGGCGGGAGGACAGATACCGCTTGTTAAAGAGACCCGGGAAGAGAAGATAGAGCATATCAATGCCGTAAGAAACAAGGTATTTAACAAACTTTCCATTAAAGGAAAAAGAAAAAAGAGAATCGCATGA
- the radC gene encoding DNA repair protein RadC translates to MTKEAPHYIGHKKRLKEKFLKSGLHALADYEALELVLSLAITRKDVKPLAKALLEKFGSFSAVLDADPLLLREIKGLGENAIAALKLVKESSTKYLREKSRESCIISSPEALVNYCKAAMAGLRDEEFRTIFLNSKNEVIADEALCRGTVDQTAVYPRKVAERAIHHNASSLIFVHNHPSGHPAPSRADRELTRMLKEALSSLQIRVHDHMIIGKSAHYSFAEEGIL, encoded by the coding sequence TTGACAAAAGAAGCGCCCCATTATATAGGCCATAAGAAGCGGCTTAAAGAGAAATTCCTTAAATCAGGTCTTCATGCCCTGGCAGACTACGAAGCGCTGGAACTGGTTCTTAGTCTTGCCATTACACGAAAAGACGTAAAGCCCCTTGCCAAGGCGCTTCTTGAAAAGTTTGGCTCTTTTTCGGCCGTTCTTGATGCTGATCCTTTACTTTTGAGAGAAATTAAAGGTCTGGGAGAAAATGCGATTGCCGCCCTTAAGCTGGTCAAGGAGAGTTCCACCAAATATCTTCGGGAAAAAAGCCGTGAGAGTTGTATTATCTCATCACCGGAGGCCCTCGTCAATTATTGCAAGGCCGCCATGGCGGGCCTTAGAGATGAGGAGTTCAGGACCATATTCTTAAATTCCAAAAACGAGGTTATTGCCGATGAGGCTCTTTGCCGGGGCACGGTAGACCAGACGGCTGTCTACCCGCGTAAAGTGGCGGAAAGGGCCATTCATCATAATGCCTCTTCTCTTATCTTCGTTCATAATCACCCCAGCGGGCACCCCGCCCCTTCCCGTGCCGACAGGGAGTTGACGAGAATGCTCAAGGAGGCGCTCTCTTCCCTCCAGATAAGAGTGCATGACCATATGATTATCGGGAAAAGCGCCCATTATTCATTTGCAGAGGAAGGGATACTGTAA
- a CDS encoding TIGR02757 family protein, with product MMFKINALKKKLDSLCEQYDATYIYSDPLKFPRRYDDPLDQEIAGIIASSLAYGRVERIFASLEKVLGLMGKSPARYVTNFNPEREGPDFDGFVHRFNRGEDIACLVWYLKQILHRYGSIGRFFSGLLPDEDENIEGALNRFSASVLSLDSSPFYGGGELPPNAGVRYFFPSPEGGSACKRLNLYLRWMVRKDDGLDLGIWNFVPPSKLVVPLDTHIARLSQNLGLASRKSPGWKMALEVTENLKRLDPHDPLKYDFALCRLGILDLCPHKRDSVKCKECSISDFCML from the coding sequence ATGATGTTTAAGATTAACGCTTTGAAGAAAAAGCTGGACAGCTTGTGCGAGCAATACGACGCAACTTATATCTATTCAGACCCGCTCAAATTTCCCCGTCGCTATGATGACCCTCTTGATCAGGAAATAGCGGGAATAATTGCTTCCTCCCTTGCCTATGGCAGAGTAGAGAGGATATTTGCAAGCCTGGAAAAGGTTCTGGGCCTCATGGGAAAGAGCCCTGCCCGTTACGTAACAAATTTTAATCCTGAAAGAGAGGGGCCTGACTTTGACGGTTTTGTTCACCGTTTCAACAGGGGAGAAGATATTGCCTGTCTTGTCTGGTATCTAAAACAGATCCTCCATCGATACGGTTCCATAGGACGTTTCTTTTCCGGACTTCTCCCTGATGAGGATGAAAATATAGAAGGCGCTCTAAACCGTTTTTCGGCGTCTGTGCTATCTCTTGATTCTTCACCCTTTTACGGCGGAGGGGAATTGCCCCCCAATGCCGGGGTGAGGTATTTTTTCCCATCACCTGAAGGAGGGAGCGCCTGCAAGCGGCTTAATCTGTATCTTCGATGGATGGTAAGAAAAGATGACGGTCTCGATCTGGGAATATGGAATTTTGTTCCCCCCTCAAAGCTTGTGGTTCCCCTCGATACCCACATTGCAAGACTGTCGCAAAACCTGGGACTTGCTTCCCGTAAAAGTCCGGGTTGGAAGATGGCCCTGGAAGTGACGGAAAATTTGAAAAGGCTCGATCCCCATGACCCTCTCAAATACGATTTTGCCCTTTGCAGGCTGGGTATTCTCGATCTTTGTCCACACAAGAGAGATTCCGTTAAATGCAAGGAGTGCAGCATAAGTGATTTCTGCATGCTCTAA
- a CDS encoding MBL fold metallo-hydrolase — protein MIYLKQIKSGYLDNFTYIIANPLEGIGTVIDPGWPGHEVDSLISKAAADDVAIKYIIATHCHSDHIGGTGDLIEKTGAELLVHEDEAPCMERLSFRPDIIVKNGDLLSLGGLSVRFIHTPGHSPGSMLVFTDGKVFTGDTLFVGGCGRADLPGSNPEDLYKSLFEKLLLLPDSTEIYPGHDYGSSPSSTIAREKKENPYLRCESREAFIKLRMGR, from the coding sequence ATGATCTATCTTAAACAGATCAAATCGGGCTACCTCGACAACTTCACCTATATCATAGCCAATCCTCTGGAAGGAATCGGAACGGTCATCGACCCCGGCTGGCCGGGCCATGAGGTGGACAGTTTAATCAGTAAAGCAGCGGCTGATGATGTGGCCATAAAATATATCATTGCCACCCACTGCCATTCAGACCATATTGGGGGAACAGGTGACCTTATTGAAAAAACAGGGGCTGAACTCCTTGTCCACGAAGACGAGGCTCCCTGCATGGAGAGACTCTCCTTTCGGCCCGATATTATTGTAAAAAACGGTGACCTTTTAAGCCTGGGCGGTCTGTCCGTCAGATTTATCCATACACCGGGCCATTCCCCGGGGAGCATGCTTGTCTTCACAGATGGAAAAGTCTTTACCGGCGATACGCTCTTTGTCGGCGGATGCGGACGGGCCGACTTGCCGGGAAGCAATCCCGAAGATCTTTACAAAAGCCTCTTCGAAAAACTTTTATTACTTCCCGATTCGACGGAAATCTACCCCGGCCATGATTACGGATCAAGCCCTTCATCTACGATAGCGAGAGAAAAGAAGGAAAACCCCTATCTCAGGTGTGAATCCAGGGAAGCCTTCATAAAGTTGAGAATGGGCCGTTAA
- the ald gene encoding alanine dehydrogenase, whose translation MIIGVPKEIKDKEFRVGIVPAGVKTLTGLGHEVAIEKGAGLGSSISDGEYEKAGAKIIDSAREVYSRAEMVMKVKEPLSCEYDYLREGLIIYTYLHLAPVPDLTDVLMEKGVIGIGYETVSLENGYLPLLAPMSEVAGRMSIQVGAHFLQKEEGGRGILLGGVPGVERGHVTIIGGGNVGSNAVRVASALGATVTVLDTDLHRLAHLDDLFGGKINTLMSNTHNIEEELKLADLLVGAVLIPGGRAPALVKKEMLPLMKKGAVIVDVAIDQGGCVETSKPTTHSNPVFKEDGVIHYGVTNMPGAVPRTSTFALTNATLPFAIEIAEKGIKKAAKENRALMEGINVYKGKLVKREVAAARNKEWEVLEF comes from the coding sequence ATGATCATCGGCGTTCCCAAAGAGATTAAAGACAAGGAATTCAGGGTCGGCATCGTGCCTGCGGGAGTAAAGACCCTTACCGGGCTCGGTCATGAGGTAGCCATTGAAAAAGGGGCGGGACTTGGAAGCAGCATCAGTGACGGTGAGTATGAAAAAGCGGGGGCCAAAATAATCGATTCCGCCCGGGAGGTCTACAGCCGGGCTGAAATGGTTATGAAAGTCAAGGAACCTCTTTCCTGTGAATATGATTACTTAAGAGAAGGCCTCATTATCTACACTTACCTGCACCTTGCACCTGTGCCGGACCTTACCGACGTGCTTATGGAAAAGGGCGTTATCGGCATCGGTTACGAAACAGTGAGCCTCGAAAATGGCTACCTGCCTCTCCTTGCGCCCATGAGTGAGGTGGCGGGGAGGATGTCTATCCAGGTGGGTGCTCATTTTCTCCAGAAGGAAGAAGGTGGGCGTGGTATCCTTCTTGGCGGCGTTCCCGGTGTAGAGCGCGGCCATGTTACCATTATCGGCGGCGGAAATGTAGGAAGCAATGCCGTCAGAGTAGCGTCAGCCCTCGGGGCAACGGTTACTGTTCTTGATACGGATCTCCACCGTCTTGCTCATCTCGACGATCTTTTCGGTGGTAAAATAAATACACTTATGTCGAATACCCATAATATTGAAGAAGAGCTTAAACTTGCCGACCTTCTCGTGGGGGCCGTACTTATTCCCGGAGGCAGGGCGCCGGCCCTTGTGAAAAAAGAGATGCTCCCTTTAATGAAAAAAGGGGCTGTTATTGTCGATGTAGCCATCGATCAGGGGGGATGTGTGGAAACGTCGAAACCGACAACACACAGCAATCCTGTCTTTAAAGAAGATGGTGTCATTCACTACGGTGTAACCAATATGCCCGGCGCCGTGCCGAGAACCTCTACCTTTGCGCTCACTAATGCCACACTTCCCTTTGCCATAGAGATTGCAGAAAAGGGGATTAAGAAAGCGGCAAAGGAAAACAGGGCTCTTATGGAAGGAATAAATGTTTACAAAGGGAAGCTTGTCAAGAGGGAAGTGGCGGCGGCCCGGAATAAGGAGTGGGAGGTACTTGAGTTTTGA